AAACATGCCGCGCGCGCCGACCGGTGATTTGACGGTGGGATTGAAACGCGATTCCTGCCGGGCAATGGCCAGCAACAGACGTGGGTCCACACCACGCCGCCGCGCATGTTCAACCAGTTCATCGCGGTAGGGCGCAGGGTAAAGCAGTTCGGCCACAAGGCGCGGCATGACTTCCAGCCGGAAGTCTTCCGGCAGCGTGCCAAATGTCGGCTCTCCGTAAGCCATGGCTTTCCACGCCTGATTGCCACGTCCGGCATAGACGGCCTGAGCCAGCGCCGGCCCGCTGCCGCCTTCCAGAAAGGGCAGGGCGTCGTCGAAGAGCCGGAGAAACGACAGTTCTTCGGCCAGGTTGCGGCTCGCCGGAGCAGCTTCAGCACGGAGAATCACCTGCCGGCCCGGTTCGGGCACGCTGACCTGCCAAGCACGGGCATAGGCCGGAAGCTGGCGATAGATGGTTTCAAGCTGGCCCAGCAGAGCGCGCCGCGTATCCGGGTCGGAGGTCAACCGCAGTGCCTGGTGCAGCCCGTCCTTGGTCTGGCTCTGGCGGAAGTAGCTGAGGCGCTGGGCAATCAGGGCTTGTGCTTTACGGTTTTCAGCCAGCGCCAGAAGCCGCGCGGTGGCTTGCTGGCCGTAGTAGCTCGTCCGGGTGTCAGGCAGCGAGAGATAGACTTCGATGGCTTCCGCGAAACGCTCCAGACGTTCCAGACAGAGGGCGCGCAGGAAAGTGACTTCGTTGGCATTGGTCGAACCGGGACCGCGCCGGTGCAGCGGCAGGCGTTGCAGGTCTTCCAGCACACTGAGCGCCGCGCGCCAGTTGCTCTGGGACATGAAAATCTTTGCCCGTTGAAAGCGCGCCGTCACGCCGGCCAGCTCACGCGGGAAGCGTTTTTCCGCGCGGTCGCACCATTCGAGAGCTGCCTTGAAGTCACCGGCCAGGCGCAGGGCGTCAATGGCATTCAGATACGCGCCGCCCAAAAACTCACTGTTGTGATAGGCCGCAATGAAGGCTTCGTACCGCGCAACGGCTTCCTGATAACGTCCGGCATTCTGGAGCGCGTGTCCGACCTGGTAGTAGCCTTTTTCGCCTTCCGGTGACGTGGGATATTCCTCGTGTGCGCGGTCCAGCCAGCGGATGGCTTCATCCCAGTTTTCCTCGATAAAGAAAGCGCGCCCCAGGCTCCACAGGGCTTCAGGACGCTCTGGAACGGCCGGGACATGCTCCACCAGCGCGCGGAAATGGCGTTTTGCGCCTTCGGTGTGGCGATTGGCCAGATAGAGCCGGGCGCGCACCAGGCGCTGGGCTGGCGGCAAGGTGGTGTCTCCCTGGGCGTCAAGCTGTTCGGCCGCCAGCAGGGCCGCATCATCTTTTCCGGTGGCCAGCAGCCGCCGGAACAGCGTCTGCGCCTCTGTTTCCTGGCCAACCCGGCGCAGGAGCACGCCGAGCCGGGCCTCATATTCACGGCTTTGGGAAGCCATCTGGCGATACAGCCCAATGGCGCGGTCAAGCTGTCCCGTTGTCGCGTAGCTTTCGGCCAGACGCAGGCGGGCGCTGCGTGCGGCCGGATGGATTCCGAACCGCTGCACAAGCTCGGTCAGCCAGCGTTGTTCATCGCGGCTGGCAGCCCGGTTGCCGGACTGGGCTTCCTGACGCGCCAACTCGGCCAGGTATTTCAGGCAGTACGGTGCGAACATCTGCCCGCCGGGGCGTTGCATGACCTGTTCATACAGGGTTCTGGCGCCTGCCAGATCGCCGGTGCGGTGGAGCAGGCGCGCCCGCAGATAATCGTAGTTGTTGACCGTGTAGAGCTGCGGCGCAGCACTGGCAAACTGGGCGAGATCGCGCAGCGCATCGGCATAACGCCGGTCATCCACGGCCTTCTGGATGCGGAGCGTTGCCGTTCGGGCCTCGAATGGCGCGTGGGAGACGGATGTTTCAGCCGGGCCGGGCGCCGGAAGGTCAGAAGTCGTACCGGGCGGCACGGGCAGCGTCGGAAGGGTTGTCAGCAGGGCGACAAAGACGGTGCTGCGGGCCAGCAGGCGTTGTCTTCCGGGCGTGAGCATGGTGACATCCGTTGAGAACTGTCCTTGGGCGCGTCTTCGTTGCAGCGACGGCCATCGCTGATGAAGTACTGCGTATGGCGTGGACACCGGTGAACTGGGCGAGCAAAGGCAATGGCGTACGACAACCTGTGCAAGTATCTGGCAGAAACCTACCCGGCGGCTTTCGTCCGCTGGCTCGCCAGGCATTATCCTGAGCTTCCACACGACATGGAAGCCGCTGAAGTCGAGGTTCTCAAAACCGAACTGCCCGTCGAGCCGATTCGCGCCGATTTCGTCACCTTCATCCGGGCCGCAGGCGTGCTTCTGCACATCGAGTTTCACCTCGATCCGGCTTCCGACCCACCGCTGGCGTTTCGGATGCTGGAGTACTGGGTGCGTCTTTTCCGCCGCTACCGCACTCCGGCCCGGCAGGTGGTTCTGTTGCTGAAGAGTACACCGGCGGCCCGGGAGATGCCCAGCACGTTCACAGCCGGTATGACACACCATGGTTTCCACGTGCTGCGTCTGTGGGAAGTTGAAGCGACTGAACTTCTGGATGACGAAGCTTTGTTGCCGCTGGCTGTTCTCGGAAAAGCGGACTCCGACGAGGCACTTTTGCGGGAAACTGCGGCGCGGGTCGAGCAGATGACAGACGCCAGCCAACGCGCTAACGTGTCAGCCTGTGCGCAGGTGCTGGCCGGATTGCGCTTTGACCGGGAGTTGATCCGGGCTTTATTTCGGGAGGAAGCGATGCGGGAATCGGTCATCTATCAGGAAATCATCGAACGTGGGCTGGCGCAGGGTGTCGAACGCGGGCTGGCGCAGGGCAGTCATCTGGAAGCCATCCGGCTGGCCCGCACGCTGCTCGAACGCCGCTTTGGCCCGCTCCCGGAAAGCATCGCCGCCCAGGTTGCCCTGCTGTCACGGGAACAGGCTGAAAACCTGGTTGTTGAAACTCTGAAATTCGACAGCCTTGACGCGGTACGTACCTGGCTGGCCGTCCAGCCTACGACTTCCGAAGCGACTGAAGACCCGTCCAGTCCTTCGTAACGGCCAGGCTTCAGGCTACACCAGCACGCGCTGCCAGAGTTGCAAACTCGCGCCGGGCCCAAACTCAAATCCCGGCTGCGTCTGCCTAAGCAAGGGCAATGGCGTACGACAACCTGTGCAAGTATCTGGCAGAAACCTACCCGGCGGCTTTCGTCCGCTGGCTCGCCAGGCATTATCCTGAGCTTCCACACGACATGGAAGCCGCTGAAGTCGAGGTTCTCAAAACCGAACTGCCCGTCGAGCCGATTCGCGCCGATTTCGTCACCTTCATCCGGGCCGCAGGCGTGCTTCTGCACATCGAGTTTCACCTCGATCCGGCTTCCGACCCACCGCTGGCGTTTCGGATGCTGGAGTACTGGGTGCGTCTTTTCCGCCGCTACCGCACTCCGGCCCGGCAGGTGGTTCTGTTGCTGAAGAGTACACCGGCGGCCCGGGAGATGCCCAGCACGTTCACAGCCGGTATGACACACCATGGTTTCCACGTGCTGCGTCTGTGGGAAGTTGAAGCGACTGAACTTCTGGATGACGAAGCTTTGTTGCCGCTGGCTGTTCTCGGAAAAGCGGACTCCGACGAGGCACTTTTGCGGGAAACTGCGGCGCGGGTCGAGCAGATGACAGACGCCAGCCAACGCGCTAACGTGTCAGCCTGTGCGCAGGTGCTGGCCGGATTGCGCTTTGACCGGGAGTTGATCCGGGCTTTATTTCGGGAGGAAGCGATGCGGGAATCGGTCATCTATCAGGAAATCATCGAACGTGGGCTGGCGCAGGGTGTCGAACGCGGGCTGGCGCAGGGCAGTCATCTGGAAGCCATCCGGCTGGCCCGCACGCTGCTCGAACGCCGCTTTGGCCCGCTCCCGGAAAGCATCGCCGCCCAGGTTGCCCTGCTGTCACGGGAACAGGCTGAAAACCTGGTTGTTGAAACTCTGAAATTCGACAGCCTTGACGCGGTACGTACCTGGCTGGCCGTCCAGCCTACGACTTCCGAAGCGACTGAAGACCCGTCCAGTCCTTCGTAACGGCCAGGCTTCAGGCTACACCAGCACGCGCTGCCAGAGTTGCAAACTCGCGCCGGGCCCAAACTCAAATCCCGGCTGCGTCTGCCTAAGCAAGGGCAATGGCGTACGACAACCTGTGCAAGTATCTGGCAGAAACCTACCCGGCGGCTTTCGTCCGCTGGCTCGCCAGGCATTATCCTGAGCTTCCACACGACATGGAAGCCGCTGAAGTCGAGGTTCTCAAAACCGAACTGCCCGTCGAGCCGATTCGCGCCGATTTCGTCACCTTCATCCGGGCCGCAGGCGTGCTTCTGCACATCGAGTTTCACCTCGATCCGGCTTCCGACCCACCGCTGGCGTTTCGGATGCTGGAGTACTGGGTGCGTCTTTTCCGCCGCTACCGCACTCCGGCCCGGCAGGTGGTTCTGTTGCTGAAGAGTACACCGGCGGCCCGGGAGATGCCCAGCACGTTCACAGCCGGTATGACACACCATGGTTTCCACGTGCTGCGTCTGTGGGAAGTTGAAGCGACTGAACTTCTGGATGACGAAGCTTTGTTGCCGCTGGCTGTTCTCGGAAAAGCGGACTCCGACGAGGCACTTTTGCGGGAAACTGCGGCGCGGGTCGAGCAGATGACAGACGCCAGCCAACGCGCTAACGTGTCAGCCTGTGCGCAGGTGCTGGCCGGATTGCGCTTTGACCGGGAGTTGATCCGGGCTTTATTTCGGGAGGAAGCGATGCGGGAATCGGTCATCTATCAGGAAATCATCGAACGTGGGCTGGCGCAGGGTGTCGAACGCGGGCTGGCGCAGGGCATTGAACGCGGGCTGGCACAGGGTGTCGAACGCGGGCTGGCGCAGGGCAGTCACCTGGAAGCCATCCGGCTGGCCCGCACGCTGCTCGAACGCCGTTTTGGCCCGCTCCCGGAAAGCATCGCTGCCCAGATTGGCCTGCTGTCACGGGAACAGGCCGAAAACCTGGCTGTCGAAACTCTGAACTTTGACAGCCTCGACGCGGTACGTACCTGGCTGGCCCTCCAGCCCACGACTTCCGAAGTCACCGAAAACCCGGACAAGCCTTCGTAACGGCCAGGCTTCAGGCCACACCAGCCCGCACCGCCAAGGCGGTAAACTCACGCCGTGCCTGGGCCTGCACGTCTGCGGCATTGAGTGTCGTCAACGCTCCGTCGCGGACGACGACGCGACCGGCAATGACCACATGCCGTACGTCAGAAGCCATAGCCGCATAGACCAGGGCTGAGAGTGGATCGGGATGCGGCGCGGCATGCAGGGTGTCAAGCGTCACGACGGCTATATCGGCCGCTTTTCCCACGTCAAGACTGCCAATTTCGTTCTCCAGTCCAAGCGCCCGTGCTCCGTGCCAGGTTGCCATCTGAAAGGCGTCCAGCGCGGTGAGTTTTCGCGCGCCACAGCGCATTTTCTGAAGCAGCGCGGCTGTCCGCATTTCCGTGAAGGCATCGAGCCGGTTGTTGCACGGTGCGCCATCGGCGCCCAGGGAAACTGAAATACCGCGCTCCAGCATTTCCACGACTTTGGCGATGCCGGAGCCGAGTTTCAGGTTTGAGGACGGGCAGTGCAGCACGTGGGTTCCGGTCTCGGCCAGAAGCTCCTGCTCGGTCTCGTCAAGCCAGATACAGTGCGCGATGCCGACGTGGGGGCCGGTCAGGCCCAGCGCGTGCAGGTGTGCCAGGTTTCGCCGTCCGGTCAGACGTTCGACCAGCGCCACTTCATCCCGGCTTTCCGAAGCGTGCGTGTGGATGCGTACGCCCTTTTCACGCGCCAGGGCTGCCACTTCCCGCAACAGCGTTTCGGTGCACGACAAAACGAAGCGGGGCGCAAAGGCCATGTGAATCCGGCCCCCGGCCTGGCCGTGCCAGGCGTCGAGCAGGCGGAGGGATTCAGTACGCGCCTGCGCTGTCGTCTCACGAAGGCCCGGGGGCACTTCATCGCCGGCATCCATCAGGCACTTCCCGACAACCGCGCGAAAACCGGTTTCGGCAACGACCTCCAGGGCCGCTTCCGTGTGGTGGACACTCTCCATCGTCATGGCGCAGGTCGTCCCACCGGACATCATTTCTGCGATGGCGAGTTGCGCCGAAACCCGGAGACTGTCAGGTGTGTGGGCGGCCTCGAACTTCCAGATGCGCGTCTTCAGCCAGTCGAGAAGTTCAAGATCGTCGGCCGCACCCCGGAACAGAGTCTGGCACAGATGAATGTGCGATTGGACAAAACCCGGTATCACCACGCACCCGGAGGCATCGAGTGTCTCATCGGCTGTTTCAGGAACTTTGCCCAGGTGCGTGATGCGGCCGTCCTGCACATAGAGATCGCCGTTGATGACTTGGTGGTGTGGGCCGCCCGTGAGCAGTGTGCCGTCGATAATCCGCAGCGTCGGCATGGTTTTACTCCGTCGTGGGTGGGGCTACGGTCTGGCGCTCGACCTGGATGTGCGGCAACAACCGCAGCCCATCGGCCAAGGGCGCCGGCGCCGACGAAAGCCACAGGACATCCCCCCGCCTGGCCGTGCTGAAGGCTTCATTACCGGCGTGGCGGTCACGCTTGAAGCGCGTCAGCAGCGTACAGCGGTCAGGGCCACAGACAAGCCGTTTTTCACGTCCCTTTTCACGCTGGAGGTCGCCAATGACGCGCCACGGCGTCCAGCCCGAACGAGCTTCCGTCGCGCGTTTTCCATCCCGCCGCAGTACGAAGTAAAAAAACTTCTGGACGCGACTGGACAGCCCGCTCATCGCATCGAGCTGTGCAACGAGCGGCGTTGGTTGCCAGGTCAGCGCGACATGACACCAGTCCCGTTCCGGTTGCCCGGCCAGCATCCGACAGGGCCCGTTGGCCGTGCAGGGCGCGAAAATTCCACATTCTGAAAGATCTTCGAGGAGCGCGTCACGAAGCTGCATGGCCGCACGCGCACTTGCGTGCAGGGCCGGCTCAATGACGCACAAACTGCCATCCGGTGCAAGGTGATCCCGGACCAGTTCCCGCACCCAGGCAGCCGGCGGGACGTCCTCCGGGGCGCACTCGTTGAGAACGTTGGAAAGCCAGATGAAATCAGCCGCAGCGTGCGGTGGGTATCTGCCCGTACTTTTGGCGTCGCCGGTGTGTGGCGTCACGTGCAGCGTCATAGCTTCACGACGCTCGGCATTGAGCCAATCGGCAGCCTGCCGCAGCAGGTCCGTCGCTTTCTGGAGGGCGGCTGGCGACATTTCGACCAGAACGATCCGCACCTGGAACGCCGCCGGCTGCAATGCCGCCAGAAATGACAGCGTTGCCAGAGCCGAAGTACCCGGCCCGCAGCCCACATCCAGGACAGTGAACCGGGATTTTGCTGTGAGTTCTTTGGCAACATCTGGATGCCCGCCAAGCTCGGCCAGCACCCGGGCAACTTTGACATAGTTGCGCGGCAGAAAGTGGAACAGGTAGGCCAGACGGCGCGTGTCGTGCCAGTAATCTCCAGGAGCAGCCTCCGCGAGGTTTTGGCGCTCCCGGGTAAAATCATCGGAAAGCCGCACCAGGGCACTGGCCGTCGGGCGCAGAAATGCCTTACCGACCGGCCCACGGTCGTACTGGGCCAGCGCCTCCGGGCCAAGCAGATGCCCTACCAGATGGCGTTCCACGTGCTGTAACAAGTCGTTGTTCATCAGGGTGCTGGCGTTCATGGTCTGCCGGGGCGCAAGCCCTTTCCGGGGAAGTGGTTGTTTTGCCCGGCAAGGCCGCTTATCGTTGCAAGTCCTGATCTCATCTGCCGGGAGTATGGAAGCGCCGTATGATTGAAGCCTACTTCGCGGAAAAGGTTCCCGAAGTCAACCGCTGGCTTGACCAACTCATGCCGCCAGTGACGACCCCGCCGCCGCGCATTCACGAAGCCATGCGGTACAGTCTGATGGCTGGTGGCAAGCGGCTGCGCCCCATACTCGTGCTGGCTGCTGGCGAGGTTTTTGGCGGCGCACCAGAGCGGCTCTATCCAGTGGCCTGTGCCTTCGAGATGGTTCATACCTATTCTCTCATCCACGATGACCTGCCGGCCATGGACAACGACGACCTGCGGCGGGGTATGCCAACCTGCCACAAGCAGTTTGATGAAGCGACCGCCATTCTGGCCGGAGACGGGCTGATGACCCATGCGTTTCGGATTCTGGCTGAAATGGATGCCCCTGCCGAACAAAAAGTGCGCGTCATCCGGGAACTGGCCGTTAGGTCCGGTACGGTTGAAGGCATGATTGCCGGCCAGATTGTTGACCTCGAAGCCGAAGGAAAGCCCATTGATGCCGGGCGGCTGGCATTCATTCACCGGGCCAAAACCGGCGCGCTCATCCGTGGGGCGCTGGTTTGCGGCGGGATTGTCGCCGATGCCACCGAAAGTGACCTGGCACTCCTGTCCGCCTACGGCGACCGGGTGGGGCTGGCTTTCCAGATTGCCGATGACATTCTCGACGAAACGGCCACGGCTGAGCAGTTGGGCAAAACCCCCGGCAAGGACGCGGCAGCCGGCAAGGCGACCTATCCGGCGCTGTACGGGCTGGAGGCTTCGCGGAAACAGGCCGAGTCCCTGGCTGAGGAAGCCATTGAAGTGCTTGCGCCGCTCGGCCAACGGGCGGAACTGCTCATCGCGATGGCGCGCTTTGTCGTACACCGCACTTCGTAGCCCGGCGGGCTCGGTGCTTCGTCTTTCACTTTCTTTCGTCCGTGCGGAGAGCTTCTATGCGATACATCATGAGTTACATCATGAGTTGGTTTCTGGTGCTGTTTCTGGCCGCAGGCGCATCCGTTGCCGCCACCCAGTCCGGGGTCAAGCGGGATACTCCCCGCCCCGGAAACTCCAGTTCCGAAGAGGCAGCGCCAGCGCCGGATTTCACAGTGCCAAGCCTGACCGATGACACCTCCATCCGCCTTTCTTCCCTGCGCGGCAAGGTGGTGGTCATGAACTTCTGGGCAAGCTGGTGTCCACCCTGCCGCGCCGAATTCCCGCTTCTGGCCAAGCTCTATAACCAATACAAGGAACGGGATGTCGTTTTGTTGTCGCTCAACCTGGCCGAAGAAGCCGAAACGGCGCGTCATTTCATCCAGCAGACAGCGCCGCCCTTCCCCGTGTATGCCGGCGCCATCGCCGCCGCCAAGTACAATGCTTCACGGCTGCCGACGACCTATTTCATTGACCGGGCCGGGCGCATCCGGCGGCAGGTTTCCGGGTTTCATCCCAAGCGCACGGAAGCTGAATTCTCCAGCCTTATTGATGAGCTTCTGGCCGAGCCGGCCCCGGTGGCCCAGCCATGAAAGCCATGTCGAAACCTGCTGCCCCATACCGTTTTCTGACCGCGTGCTTCGTCCTGCTCGTTCTGGCCGGCTTTGGTGGCTCGTCGCCGCTTCCGTCCAACCTGGATGCCGTCAGTGTCGTTCAGCTCAAACGGCATCTTTCCTTTCTGGCCTCAGCCGAGCTTGGCGGGCGCTATACCCTCAGTGCCGGCAATCGCATCGCAGCGCGTTATCTGGCTGCCCAGCTCGAAGCCTTTGGCTACCGGGGGGCAGCCACGGACGGCTCGTTTTTCCAGAAAATTCCATTTGTGACGCGAACCGGCGGGCAGGACTCCAGGCTGATGCTGGAGGGTGCCCCAAAACCCTTTGTCCATGGCGAGGACTTCATTCTGCGCGATCCGGCGGCAACCCTGCCCAATCTGTCGCTGGAAGCTGAGATGGTCTTTGTTGGGTACGGGGCATCCCACCCAAAAATGGATGCTTACCAGATGGTCAATGCCGAGGGACGGATTGTTCTCTGCTTGGCAAGCGGCACGCCGGATGTTCTGGCCGGGGAAAGCCTGCCAAACGATTGGCGCGAGAAAGCGGCTCTGGAGCATGGCGCACAAGCCATGTTGTTGATCCCGGACGAAAAACTGGCTGAGGGGTGGGCGCAGGCAGCGGCTTACGTCCGTCGCCGGTCCGTTCCGCGGGTGCGCCCGAAAGCCTCCGCTGCAAAGCCAGACCAGCCAGCCATTCCAACCTTCCTGCTGAGTCCAGCCGCGGCTGAGTCCTTTCTGTCCCCGTTCAATCTCACCCTCGCACAAGTGCACGAAGCAGCCAGAACCGGTGCAGCGTTGCCATCCGTTGCCGCCCAGCGCCGCTGTACCATCCGCACGACCGAAAACGAACGGGTCGAATACAGCCAGAATGTCGTCGGTATCCTCGATGGCGCTGATCCAAAGCTCAAGCAAGAGTTTGTCGTTCTCAGCGCCCACTATGACCACCTGCCGGCGCAGGGTGACGTCATTTTTCCCGGAGCCGACGACGACGGCTCCGGGACGGCAGCCGTTCTGGAGCTGGCCCGGGTGTTTGCCGAAGGTGAGCGCCCAAAACGCTCGATCTTCATCCTGTTCAACACCGGCGAGGAAATGGGACTGCTCGGCTCAGGCTACTTTACCGACCAGGAACCACTCGTGCCGCTGGAAGCCATTGTGGCGAACTTCAACATTGACATGATCGGCCGCTCCCGCGCGCCCGGTGACGACCGGCGTGAAAATGCCGAACTGACCGACCGCGACAGTGTCTTCCTCATCGGGCCGGACAAACACAGCCGCCAGCTCTTTGAGCTAAGCGAGCAGACCAATGCCGCCACAGTTCAGCTTCGGCTTGACTACACCTACAATGACGAAGCCCATCCGATGCGGCTTTTCTATCGCAGCGACCACTGGAACTTCGCCAAACGTGGCATCCCGATTGTTTTCTATTTCACCGGTTTGCATGCCGACTACCACCGACCGACCGACACGGTGGACAAGATTGACTTCGAGAAAATGGTCCGCATCACCAAGCTGGTCTATGCAACGGCCTGGCGAACGGCCAACCGTGAGCAGCGTTTCGACCTCGATGTGTGGAAAAGCCGGGAGCGCGCCACACCAAACCGGTAATTGGACCACAAAAAGGCTGGCAACCACTCAACCCGTGTCGCTGCCAGCCTGTCCCTGTCCGGTTGCCTGTCGGCCAAAAATGGATGTCCGTCCGGGCTATCCAATCTGGAGTGCCATTTTGGAGCCTTTCATCTCGATGCGGGCAATTTTACGGGCGCCATCCTTGTTTGTGAACACCACCGTGTCAGCCGTTGCCGGCTTGGGCAGCTCGACCAGGGTATAGCTTGTCCGGGCGACTTCCCGGCTGCCGCTCCGAATGATCAACTCCCCAGGTTGTTCGTCGTCGTACTCAAGCGTGTAGTTGCCCGTTTTCACTTCCTGCCCCTGCACGACGCAATCCCGTGGAATCATTGTCTCCCGCTTCCGTTTGGCAGCCCAGACGGGAAGGCTCAACAACATCATGGCCAGAGAAACCAACATGACCTGTCGCATGGCTTTCACTCCTCTTGTCAACCGCAGCGCGGTTTCGTGGGGTATGTCCGATCTGACATGAACCTGAGTTTTGGTTCATATCGCCTATACGACAAGAATATGAGTTTAGGTTCATGTTTTACAATCCCCTTCTTCCGAACCTTTCCCGTCACATCCAAAAACCCGGCCCCAAAAATGTCTTGGAAGCGGCACACAACCGTTTGCTAGGATGGAGTGCCAACCTGACCGGTATCTCCAGTACGGATCATGAACGCGCCTATGAAATGTCCTCTGACCGTTGGTTCAGAGCTTGGAATCGCATTACCAAAGCAGGAACGCAGCCGTCGCACCCGCGAAAAGCTCATCCTGGCTGCTGCCCAGCTCTTCGAGGAACGAGGCTTTGAGAAAACAACCTCCAATGACATCGCGGCAGCCGCCGGTGTCAGCATTGGATCGTTTTATGCCTACTTCTCAGACAAGCGGCAGATTCTGCTTCTGTTGTTTGAGCAGCTCATTTCTGAACGCCTGGACGCCGTCTTCAGCAATTTCACCGAAGAAGACCTGACCGGCGGCGATCTTCGGGGCTGTATCGAACGCTGCATTCACCGCACCTTTGCCAACAAGGCGGCGACGCCAGGGCTGACCCGTCTCATCTACGATTTAGCCCCCAAAGATGAAGCCGTTGGGGCGCTGTGCCGGCGCCTGATGGAAGATTCAGTGGAAAACCTTGAGAAACTGCTCCGCAAGGCCATGGCGCTGGGGCTCACAGGCCTGACCGACCCGCACACGGCAGCGACAACCATCGTCCACGCCGTCGAAGCCGTGGCCCGCAAATGTGTCTTTGAAGATGAATTGCCGGAAAAGGACTGGCCGCCTTATATCATCTGTCTGACGGATATGACCTATGGCTTTGTCTTTGGCGCCGGGTCTCAGCTTCCGGCATAAAGGCCGCCAGCGTGCCTGCAAGTGCTCAGGGAAAGACTGGTTAGACACTTTTTCCACAAGTTTTCCACAGGCTTCCTTTTTTTCTCCCGACGAAAAGGCTTTGGATACATAGCTCCAAATATAAGCAAAAAAAAGATCTAACCTAAAAGCCCATCCAGCGGGGAAGGCTCTGGGGGCTGACAGGAGCTGTTACCCTGTGGTTTTCCACAAGTTTTCCACAGGTGGGGGCGTCCGTTATCCACAGTTGCTGACGGACCTGGTGGGTTGATTAGTCACCTTTGCGCGGGGTGTAGCCGGAGCGGGTACGTACCACGAGCTTGCGTTTTCCGTCTTCAGCCCGGACGGTGACGCGCCGGAAGCCGCTCCCCTGCGGCTGGTCCTGACTCGGAACAAATCCAATCGAATACTGGGTACGCAAATCGGCATTGATGGTACGCACAATTTCTGGAAGCTCGTCCAGCGTCTTCGGGAAAAAGGCACGGCCGCCAGTTTCCTTGGCAATATCTTGGATAAGCTGGACGGAACGCTTCCGTGTCGAGCGGCCGAACAGACCGCCATCGTCATCTTCATCGGGAAAGCCGACGATGTAGACCTGTACCTGATACTCCTGAAGCAGCTTGAGCATCTGCTTGCGGTCGTAGTAGCTGTCCCGCTCATCGCCATCGGAAAAGACGACGATTGCCTTGCGGCGGTTTTTGCCCTCCTTGTCGGCATACTCGGCAGAAAGCTGAATGGCATCGAGCAGGGCCGTTCCGCCTCCCCACACGATGTTGTCCACGGCGTCCTCGATGTCTGCCGGCCGGGGCGTAAACTCCTCGGCCAGTTCAGCTTTGTTCTTGAAGTCCACCAGGAAGAACTCATCGCCTGACTTTGCCGCACGTGCGAGGAACTTGACGGCTTCGACCACTTTTGTCCGCCG
This window of the Chloracidobacterium sp. N genome carries:
- a CDS encoding M20/M25/M40 family metallo-hydrolase gives rise to the protein MSKPAAPYRFLTACFVLLVLAGFGGSSPLPSNLDAVSVVQLKRHLSFLASAELGGRYTLSAGNRIAARYLAAQLEAFGYRGAATDGSFFQKIPFVTRTGGQDSRLMLEGAPKPFVHGEDFILRDPAATLPNLSLEAEMVFVGYGASHPKMDAYQMVNAEGRIVLCLASGTPDVLAGESLPNDWREKAALEHGAQAMLLIPDEKLAEGWAQAAAYVRRRSVPRVRPKASAAKPDQPAIPTFLLSPAAAESFLSPFNLTLAQVHEAARTGAALPSVAAQRRCTIRTTENERVEYSQNVVGILDGADPKLKQEFVVLSAHYDHLPAQGDVIFPGADDDGSGTAAVLELARVFAEGERPKRSIFILFNTGEEMGLLGSGYFTDQEPLVPLEAIVANFNIDMIGRSRAPGDDRRENAELTDRDSVFLIGPDKHSRQLFELSEQTNAATVQLRLDYTYNDEAHPMRLFYRSDHWNFAKRGIPIVFYFTGLHADYHRPTDTVDKIDFEKMVRITKLVYATAWRTANREQRFDLDVWKSRERATPNR
- a CDS encoding TetR/AcrR family transcriptional regulator, encoding MKCPLTVGSELGIALPKQERSRRTREKLILAAAQLFEERGFEKTTSNDIAAAAGVSIGSFYAYFSDKRQILLLLFEQLISERLDAVFSNFTEEDLTGGDLRGCIERCIHRTFANKAATPGLTRLIYDLAPKDEAVGALCRRLMEDSVENLEKLLRKAMALGLTGLTDPHTAATTIVHAVEAVARKCVFEDELPEKDWPPYIICLTDMTYGFVFGAGSQLPA
- a CDS encoding polyprenyl synthetase family protein; protein product: MIEAYFAEKVPEVNRWLDQLMPPVTTPPPRIHEAMRYSLMAGGKRLRPILVLAAGEVFGGAPERLYPVACAFEMVHTYSLIHDDLPAMDNDDLRRGMPTCHKQFDEATAILAGDGLMTHAFRILAEMDAPAEQKVRVIRELAVRSGTVEGMIAGQIVDLEAEGKPIDAGRLAFIHRAKTGALIRGALVCGGIVADATESDLALLSAYGDRVGLAFQIADDILDETATAEQLGKTPGKDAAAGKATYPALYGLEASRKQAESLAEEAIEVLAPLGQRAELLIAMARFVVHRTS
- a CDS encoding TlpA disulfide reductase family protein, which gives rise to MRYIMSYIMSWFLVLFLAAGASVAATQSGVKRDTPRPGNSSSEEAAPAPDFTVPSLTDDTSIRLSSLRGKVVVMNFWASWCPPCRAEFPLLAKLYNQYKERDVVLLSLNLAEEAETARHFIQQTAPPFPVYAGAIAAAKYNASRLPTTYFIDRAGRIRRQVSGFHPKRTEAEFSSLIDELLAEPAPVAQP
- a CDS encoding VWA domain-containing protein gives rise to the protein MTGTKFWLVAGVILAMLQGTSLGLIGQERAPKRPQKPNPPAAQDEVFNIDTSLVVLDVAVFDQDNRFVGDLRKENFRVYDEQVEQQIEYFSRDEAPVSLGFVVDTSGSMRPRRTKVVEAVKFLARAAKSGDEFFLVDFKNKAELAEEFTPRPADIEDAVDNIVWGGGTALLDAIQLSAEYADKEGKNRRKAIVVFSDGDERDSYYDRKQMLKLLQEYQVQVYIVGFPDEDDDGGLFGRSTRKRSVQLIQDIAKETGGRAFFPKTLDELPEIVRTINADLRTQYSIGFVPSQDQPQGSGFRRVTVRAEDGKRKLVVRTRSGYTPRKGD